ttattattttttttttataaatgtaatgGAATGGgttgttattttgatttatcaatttttatttatttttataaaaatgaaatgatatATTCTTTAAGTATGTATCGTATTAGTTTAAATAGTTTGTAACGTTTGATagaataacaacaaaaactgcaattaaaataatatgatccATTCCAAtaataacaaatttaatatgttgttataaagttaaaaatatattgatcttatttttaataacttataCTTAAAAATAGTCAtcttaaaaccaaaattaattcatatatttacttttgaatATGGAAGTATGTTAACATGgatgatttttttgttgttttctgtatatttactttgattttataatttataacataattggcttattaaaatattagttacATTTATTTGATTCAATAATTTAGTTATGCTTTGGCCtgtatatatctaaaaatatcagatattttcgtttattaatcaaaactgaattaatttagtttaatttttttaataaagtacaaattcattatttaaaaaatatatatatatatatatgtatatatacaattttGTTATAGTTGAAAAAGCaaacatgtatttattttaaactaaaaatctaTTTGAAGACATTTCAAACTTAATAGTTAGAAATGTGTTTAATAGTATTAATCTTAGCGacaatcaaaaaaataaaatatactctctctgttcctTATAGatctattttttagaaaaaaaaattgtttcaaaaagatacattttttacattttcaagacattaattaatgaaaattgTACTTTTCAACAAATACAATtatgtttaataaaatctcATTGGTTAAAATTTATTGGAAATagttaattaagaaaaacaatgtattgaaaaatacaattttaaatgttttcttaataagtgtgaaaaaaactataacatagatcttttaggaacggagagAGTATGCGGTAACATAAATCGTAAATCACAAATTCAATGAAGGTTAATTCTATATAATATTCATgtttaaatgaatatatattagaacAACTGTTCATTTGTTTAAAAATGTTGTTTCCAAATAAATAAGCAAACTCGTAAATCGatgacaacaaaaatattatattataatatatgttttttcgtaaagtatttaatatattaaaaaaatcttatttcagtaagagtataatttatttttattttttcaatatgaaattaatattattccatttttcatataaaattgtaaatttccTTAGTAATATAGACAAGTATAATTAACATATCAATGAATATTAAATGCAATGGGTTGATACTTAAATTATTCCCCTATATAATGAGTTAACAATTTCGAAGTACACAAAGCTTTAGATTTAAAGAGGCCATGTTATTTAATGGTTTTGGAAAAATATCCTCACCAAACAAATTATGTTACTTGATTGACAGATACATTAGATAGTTTGGCAAGATTGCCTATACAACTTGAATATGTTATttgttaatgattttgaatattaGTACTAAATACGTTTATTTGTTATTAGTTTAACGCGCTAAACAAATGAAGAATGAATGGACAGATGTTGAGTGATGAATAAAAACGGTAAGAAATCAAATCTTAACTATTATCTAATCACTTCAAACCACACAAAAAAATACCATATTTTGTTTCTCCTAATATATCATGGTCTATAACTCACAattgtttgtttctttgaaaTTTGTTCCCCATATAATGTTAATAGTGTTTGATGAAAGATTGTTTGATGAAcagaaatatatgtattttgtcaAATGCAATTGCCACGTCTTATCATTCAGAACATAAAAAAACTAGGTTTGTTCACTATTACAGAATCTTCTTAATAATTCATTTGAAGTAAAGTTCGCCTTTTTAAACCTCGTGATTACTAGCTCATTATATTCAGCTGTTCACTACAATTTTGAATTTGTCTATGCACCTCACTTCCACCTACTCTTCTAAATGAAAgctattattttttatcataaaaaaaaaatgctttccCTATGATTCATGATCatgagattttataaaaaaaatcccttctttttaaaattatattttggaaaaaaaagatgaatttaGCATCTACAAGCCATCATCATTGCGGTAGCTGAAGAGGAAACATTCACATGAAAGTGTAAGGGATCTTATAACATTCTTAGCATACCTCAATTTTctgcttctctctctttctcccaTTGCCAAAGTATcaaactttctctctctctcttgccgAAACTACTCATTGTCTTTACTCTCTCGCAGGTCACTATTAATGAGACCCCTTTGAGCTGTTTCTGCTTCTTTTGTCCGTTTTTCAAAAACGGGTCTTTAGATATCCGGGTTCTTGGATCTTGGCATTACTCAAAAGCTAACTTCATTTAGATGGGCTTTGCTTAATCTTCAACTCTTAAAGTTacaatttttcagttttggaaTCTTTGACTTGTTTAGGGGAAGTCAGATTTAAGTTTGGGAAGAGACAAAAAATGGCTCCAAGGTTCGGTTTTTCAGATTTGTGGGCGAAAGAAACGAGGAAAGGTACACCGGTTGTGGTGACAATGGAGAATCCCAACTACTCCATCGTTGAAGTAGATGAGCCAGAAAGTGCTTTTAGACCAATGGAGAGGACTAGAGGCAAGAACGCTAAGCAAGTGACTTGGGTTTTGCTTCTCCAAGCTCACAAAGCCGTTGGTTGTCTCACCTGGCTAGCCACAGCCTTCTGGTCTCTCCTTGGCTCGCTCAAGAGACGGCTATGTTTCACTCACCGACTCGGCTCCGAGCGACTTGGCAGAGACAGATGGCTTTTCACAGCCATTAAGCTCTTCTTAGCTGCTTCCTTGTCTGTTCTTGGGTTTGAGTTAATTGCTTACTACAAAGGATGGCATTACTTCAAGAATATACCGACAAGCAAACTTGAGATCCAGAGCTTGTTTCATCTGCTCTACGTTGGTTGGTTGAGCTTAAGAGCTGATTATATCGCTCCTCCGGTCAAAGCCCTCTCCAAGTTGTGTATTGTGCTGTTCCTTGTACAGTCCGTAGATCGTTTGATTCTTTGCTTAGGCTGTTTTtggatcaagtacaagaagatTAAGCCGAGAATCGACGAAGAGCCTTTTGGAAATGATGATGTTGAAGGGTCAGGATCTGAGTATCCAATGGTTCTTGTTCAGATACCAATGTGCAATGAGAGAGAGGTATGGAGAACAAAGTATCAATCTTTTCTCTTGTTTTATTCACCTTTTGTGCTTCAATGAAGTTACATTATTGTGCAGGTGTATGAGCAGTCTATATCTGCAGTGTGTCAGCTTGACTGGCCAAAAGATAGAATGCTGATTCAGGTTCTGGATGATTCGGATGATGGAAGCATCCAGGAGTTGATTAGAGCTGAGGTCACTAAATGGAGCCAAAAGGGTGTCAATATAATTTACAGGCATCGCTTGGTTAGAACTGGATACAAAGCTGGTAACCTCAAATCTGCAATGAGCTGTGATTATGTGGAAGCTTACGAGTTTGTTGCCATTTTCGATGCGGACTTTCAACCTAACTCAGATTTCCTCAAGCTAACCGTTCCACATTTCAAGGTCTGTAAGATCAATTAGTACTCTCTGCTCTCCATTTCATATTAAATGTTGTTCTAGAGTTAaattttcgttacaaaataagtgtagttttataatttcaacAAAAAATTTGTCAACTTCATATGATATATGACATTTTATATTctccaatttatttttcttttggttgaaatatggCTAGGTGTGTagttaataatgtttttatctagaaaatatacaaattgaATGTTTTTTTAGATCTAAAACAACACTTCAAATGAAAAGGAGGAAGTATTAGTTTGGTTGTGTCATAGAGACAAGACCATTGTTTTGGTGAAGCTTCTAACTTTGAAAATGCCAAATGTTATTTCAGGAGAAGCCAGAGTTAGGTCTGGTTCAGGCTAGGTGGGCGTTTGTGAACAAAGACGAGAACCTGTTGACTCGTCTCCAGAACATCAATCTGTGTTTTCATTTCGAGGTTGAGCAGCAAGTTAATGGTGTCTTCTTGAATTTCTTTGGCTTCAATGGAACCGCTGGAGTATGGAGAATCAAAGCCCTTGAGGAATCTGGAGGTTGGCTTGAAAGAACAACCGTTGAGGATATGGACATAGCTGTCCGAGCTCATCTCCATGGATGGAAATTCATATATCTAAATGATGTCAAGGTAACTATTAATTTGGATGGTCTTTGTCACAGTTTCATGAATAAGccttatgttaaaaaaaaacacacaatctGTTAGGTTCTTTGTGAAGTTCCTGAGTCATATGAAGCATACAAGAAGCAGCAACACCGATGGCACTCAGGTCCTATGCAGCTGTTTCGCTTGTGTCTTGGTGCAATCTTGACCTCTAAGGTGTGGTTAATCtgatcatttttttatataatatatgatttaaatttaatagtttCTTCTTTGCAGATTGCAATGTGGAAGAAAGCAAATCTGATACTTTTGTTCTTCCTTCTAAGGAAACTCATACTTCCTTTCTACTCCTTCACATTGTTCTGTGTGATTCTTCCAATCACCATGTTCGTTCCAGAAGCCGAGCTTCCCGTTTGGGTTATCTGCTATGTACCAATATTCATGTCGCTACTCAACGTTCTTCCTGCTCCAAAGTCTTTCCCTTTCATCGTTCCTTACCTCTTGTTTGAGAACACAATGTCAGTCACCAAGTTCAACGCCATGGTATCTGGACTGTTCCAGCTCGGCAGCTCTTACGAGTGGATTGTGACAAAGAAAGCAGGAAGATCATCGGAGTCTGATCTTTTGGGTCTCACTGATAAAAGGATGCCACCAAACCAAATGCAAAGAGGAGCTTCAGAGAGTGAGCTCTTGGAGATAAGCCAAGCTGAGGAGCAGAAGAAACAAACGGTTGCTGTGAAGAAAACTAATAAGATATTCCATAAAGAGCTCGCACTAGCTTTTCTTTTGCTGACCGCAGCAGTTAGGAGTCTGTTGGCCTCGCAAGGAGTGCATTTCTACTTCCTGTTGTTCCAAGGTCTCACTTTTCTTCTTGTGGGACTTGATCTCATAGGTGAGCAGATGAGTTGAGAAGccagagaagatgaagaagcagCTTCAGATGATGGTGACTGAAGATGGAGTTAAACTCTGTGAGTTTCCTTCTCCTATTTTCTAATGCTGGAGCCATAGTTTGTAGGataattattgattttaaatttgGTTACATCTCTCTCCATTGTGATTAATCCTTGTTAGGTTAGAGTTGAAGCTACATTTAATACTCACCCCCATATCTATATATGTAGTATCAACAAACAGTCAGGAACATGTTTCTTAATGTCTTATATACATTTTGCTGTTACAAAGACTTACATCTATCTTCCTTTTTCattctctgaattttttttttttgctttaaaaaaactaaagagaAACATTATCTGATCTGACAaatcaaaaaactaaaacaagaatatttttttttaaatatagttttcTCTGAACTTGAACTCATTTGAGTCTGTCAAAACATGAAGATAAAGTTGTCGGTTTAAATTACAAGGAACATAAAAGCATATTTTGGGAGCCAGGAGATGTCTGAATCTTAATAATGGCATCAACTCATTAATGTATGGGGACCAAAGGAAACTGATCTATGGGTAAGTTGATTAAGGATCTAGTGACCATAGCTTAAAACTCTTGGATTATTTAGTAAACTATAAACTTTTTGGAAACACTTTATTCTCCAAAGTTATATGATATAAGTCTAGTCTTAAGGGATGTATTAACTCACGAACCCATAattttctgataaaaaaaaagatttaaggaCCTAGTGATGATCTTCTCTGGTTCAAATCTGAACTGATACAAATAAAATCTGGAATTCTGAAAAATATAAGTCTGATGATGTATAGTCTATATTTATACAAACTGCTgaacattttttataattaatttcaagCAGCCAAGTTTAAATTCTTTTAACAAACTGATTTTTCTTAACTTAaaagattttatcaaaaaaacagTTAATCTGCATCCACAGAGAAATCCGGTTCTTCCGGTTTAGGAAGCATCGGTACATCAACGTCCTTCATCTTACGAGAAGCCCTCCTCGTGTTCTTAGCAAACCTCGAAGCAAGCACCGTTGCAGCAAAATGCGGTTTCCCAATAGAAGTATGATGGCGCGACGGAGTACTGCTCTGTCTCTCTTCTTGTTGACTCATTATCTCCTCGGCCGCAgcagctgcaagagcttcctcttcttcataaGAAGAGTATGACTCAGCCAAGCTAAGACTCTTAGCCAGCATTCTCCTCTTATACCGTCTCCAAGCCACTTGCACGAAGCAAGCAGCCCAAGTTCTCCACTGGTGAGAGTAGTAACGGAATGTGTGTTGCAGCTTCTTGCTATGCAAACGTCTGAACTGGTTAGCCACAAACTTGAGATCCTCTGCTTGTAAAGCAAAGGCTTCAACTTCTTCTAACGCTCGCACCGTTCTTGTCGAGGAAGGTAGGTTTACTTTCGATTTTGGAAGTAAGGCCCAAGCGAGAAGCTCTTCTCCGCAAAACTCTCCTGGTTTGAGTGTGATTGAGTTGAAGAATCCTGTCCTGCCTCCATTAGTCGTCGAGCTTTCGAGCTTTCCACGGATGATAAAGAGCATTTCCGTCACTGGATCGCCTTCACGTACAATGTAGTTCCCTTGCGTGCTTAGAGATGACACTAACCGTTCGCATATGGCATCTAGTAACTGATCATCCATTTGCGCAAATAGCGGTACCTAAGAAAAGCcgtcacaaaaatataaagttaggtgggcttccaactcaaaaccaattgaAAATGACGAGATTGGTCCGTAATAGTCTCTTCCAATTTCGGGTGTGGGATACACTTACACGACGAACAAGGTCGAGACAGAGATGTCGTTGGATGTCTCTTCGAAGATCAGCAGGTAACGAATGAAGAATGGTCTCTTCATCAACTCCTCTAGTAGCTAACCATTTGTACTGAACGAAACGTCTCACTCTTTCTCTTAAGTTCTGAGGTAGCTGACGATGTCCCATCCATTCTTCTGTGTCTCTTCTCTTCAGTCTCCACTCCTCTAGCCTCACCGTGATCGATTGCAAGTACGTCTAAATACATTAAACCAAAAAACGA
The nucleotide sequence above comes from Brassica napus cultivar Da-Ae chromosome A9, Da-Ae, whole genome shotgun sequence. Encoded proteins:
- the LOC106368601 gene encoding probable xyloglucan glycosyltransferase 8, with amino-acid sequence MAPRFGFSDLWAKETRKGTPVVVTMENPNYSIVEVDEPESAFRPMERTRGKNAKQVTWVLLLQAHKAVGCLTWLATAFWSLLGSLKRRLCFTHRLGSERLGRDRWLFTAIKLFLAASLSVLGFELIAYYKGWHYFKNIPTSKLEIQSLFHLLYVGWLSLRADYIAPPVKALSKLCIVLFLVQSVDRLILCLGCFWIKYKKIKPRIDEEPFGNDDVEGSGSEYPMVLVQIPMCNEREVYEQSISAVCQLDWPKDRMLIQVLDDSDDGSIQELIRAEVTKWSQKGVNIIYRHRLVRTGYKAGNLKSAMSCDYVEAYEFVAIFDADFQPNSDFLKLTVPHFKEKPELGLVQARWAFVNKDENLLTRLQNINLCFHFEVEQQVNGVFLNFFGFNGTAGVWRIKALEESGGWLERTTVEDMDIAVRAHLHGWKFIYLNDVKVLCEVPESYEAYKKQQHRWHSGPMQLFRLCLGAILTSKIAMWKKANLILLFFLLRKLILPFYSFTLFCVILPITMFVPEAELPVWVICYVPIFMSLLNVLPAPKSFPFIVPYLLFENTMSVTKFNAMVSGLFQLGSSYEWIVTKKAGRSSESDLLGLTDKRMPPNQMQRGASESELLEISQAEEQKKQTVAVKKTNKIFHKELALAFLLLTAAVRSLLASQGVHFYFLLFQGLTFLLVGLDLIGEQMS